Proteins from one Hoplias malabaricus isolate fHopMal1 chromosome 2, fHopMal1.hap1, whole genome shotgun sequence genomic window:
- the exosc1 gene encoding exosome complex component CSL4, with protein MSPMKLCVPGERLCSTEDCIPGAGTYLRHGFIFASLAGYVIRRNEGEELPVISVVKETEAQLLPDVGAIVTCKVTSINPRFAKVHILYVGSTPLKDRFRGTIRKEDVRATEKDKVETYKSFRPGDIVLAKVISLGDVQSSYLLTTAENELGVVVAHSEAGAQMVPISWCEMQCPRTHNKEFRKVARVQPEYLQA; from the exons GTGAAAGGCTGTGTAGTACGGAGGACTGTATCCCAGGAGCAGGGACGTATCTGAGGCATGGCTTCATCTTCGCTTCGCTGGCAGGGTACGTGATCCGGAGGAACGAGGGAGAGgag CTTCCAGTTATTTCGGTCGTAAAAGAAACAGAAGCACAACTTCTGCCTGATGTCGGGGCCATCGTCACCTGCAAG GTGACCAGCATTAATCCACGTTTTGCTAAAGTGCACATCCTCTACGTGGGCTCCACGCCTCTTAAAGACAGGTTCAGAGGAACGATCAG GAAAGAAGACGTGAGAGCGACAGAGAAAGACAAG GTGGAAACATATAAAAGCTTCAGGCCTGGTGACATTGTGCTTGCAAAAGTG ATCTCGTTGGGAGATGTGCAGTCGAGCTATCTGCTGACCACAGCAGAGAATGAGCTGGGTGTGGTCGTGGCTCACAGTGAAGCAG GAGCCCAGATGGTGCCCATCAGCTGGTGTGAGATGCAGTGTCCTCGCACTCACAACAAAGAGTTTCGCAAGGTGGCACGGGTACAGCCGGAGTACCTGCAGGCCTGA